One Paraburkholderia dioscoreae DNA segment encodes these proteins:
- a CDS encoding enterotoxin A family protein — protein MDRGGSALKEGAVDSEPIDQRNYPESQGQVHGGLCEGMVREVMRRVDQATGRGVPTTASPTGRMLPLTAVQGMRADAGRSSPARDAMFTRINNFQNNRTALRFQHHTRQAPFTFDRTGSKKRRIERFLDSLHSSLQNPNDMAYIQLALVRGDMRRGHALLIQRGSDNRYSIFDPNNGAFQYADWQHMAHALDGYLNSTFQTRQASGSPPSNVRENQYDVMPFKMQVYSTARQTGKEVDELPPQQGAAGLGPPEADCDDGIYKEHATESSDISLDVLFPQGAAKSGLHSPNESVGGYVLQEVESGRAINLIAATTQLHGSLGNPYGHQNIVYALNVRHERCQTASTTILPNHTRHSGVLHTANAGDLVNDLRIHFSGPYVSEDATRHRNDFAVVDLTLNPRAASGSSREPSRPVIIQRMNTTDDFTSDQYQVYDPNSGVFVYQGFDNLASTMRRIYDTGYSGEGGVHHATTTWYSNDSSIAGTSVPVAERRPPSPVRNVTLDRAEHAGGLEHVNDGAHVPERFNLPPEPADNRPSIQEYVRTHTDDLKKRSTDSQPDAEPRLLFRPSTETPEEVNRRGGFDAEWTPLSEINLQMHNFDVASHQGETDSAGYLGTFALPSVAVIRQQHQSRAGYIYVIAASPNMVDVNGSLGPHALERRDKEYAAMGHIDNTQIVGWWRTEDLHNNPAMKYTPNPHFRWDVYGHLRTAGAQPQLARFPIDSPAWQQPAYRPFATSRQLDGQTSAVIPKEDPNRTQAAFYLNAMMKLDQAAVKQSNGEDYRGPMTIQAYGGGQYILYTDGYDRPYIAKKSYADSYPENNRQFAMGDDGRFHFPKDYNKVLLVGSGGYLYVGPIPQHSWDLNGVFRFSGGRLIHVKDNRYLNVGYGSSPFVANYQNGSWSQWGLKDPAGHTVTPPTINRNSYSLEADAYNRRKLYAFSQDPDSALPAGATHFVTQMELLGFPIDNMQPTVGYLQRYGGVEIIAPELFKENAAWLFKDGYYATATSENELEVRTVSGELIWQATYQGGTRWTWKQAGPVASTGFPISDEIWNGIRAREIGRLNLEDNLAKV, from the coding sequence ATGGATCGCGGCGGCAGCGCGCTGAAGGAAGGCGCAGTAGATTCCGAACCAATCGATCAGCGCAATTACCCTGAAAGCCAGGGGCAAGTGCACGGTGGGTTATGCGAAGGAATGGTGCGAGAGGTCATGCGGCGGGTCGATCAAGCGACCGGCCGAGGGGTCCCCACGACAGCATCCCCAACCGGGCGCATGTTGCCGCTCACTGCCGTACAAGGCATGCGCGCGGATGCCGGCCGGTCCTCACCTGCGCGGGACGCTATGTTCACCCGTATCAATAACTTCCAGAACAACCGAACCGCACTCAGATTCCAGCACCACACACGGCAAGCGCCGTTCACTTTCGACCGCACGGGGTCGAAAAAAAGGCGCATTGAACGGTTTCTGGACAGCTTGCACAGTTCGTTACAGAACCCCAATGATATGGCCTATATCCAGTTGGCTTTGGTGAGAGGAGACATGAGGCGTGGGCACGCGCTTCTGATCCAGCGGGGTTCTGACAATCGCTACTCCATCTTCGATCCTAACAATGGCGCTTTCCAGTATGCCGACTGGCAGCATATGGCCCACGCTTTAGATGGATACTTGAACTCAACCTTCCAGACGCGCCAAGCTTCAGGTAGTCCGCCATCCAACGTTCGTGAAAATCAGTATGACGTCATGCCCTTCAAAATGCAGGTCTATTCGACGGCTCGGCAAACCGGCAAGGAAGTAGACGAACTTCCCCCGCAGCAGGGTGCGGCCGGTCTTGGGCCGCCTGAAGCCGATTGCGATGACGGCATCTATAAGGAGCATGCAACGGAGTCGAGCGACATCTCGCTCGATGTACTTTTCCCCCAAGGAGCAGCAAAGTCCGGTCTGCACAGTCCGAATGAGAGCGTAGGCGGCTATGTGCTTCAGGAAGTTGAGTCTGGGAGAGCGATCAATCTCATTGCCGCCACGACCCAGTTGCACGGCTCGCTGGGCAATCCGTACGGGCACCAGAACATCGTGTACGCCCTGAATGTTCGGCACGAACGCTGTCAAACAGCCTCTACCACAATATTACCGAACCACACCCGACACAGCGGCGTGCTCCACACGGCGAACGCGGGGGATCTCGTCAACGATCTCAGGATTCACTTTAGCGGACCGTACGTCAGCGAAGATGCAACGCGCCATCGCAATGACTTCGCGGTAGTCGATCTGACGCTCAACCCACGAGCCGCTAGCGGGTCGAGCCGTGAACCCAGCCGACCGGTCATCATCCAGCGGATGAACACCACGGACGACTTTACGAGCGATCAGTATCAGGTTTACGACCCCAACTCTGGGGTCTTCGTGTACCAGGGTTTCGACAATCTCGCGTCCACCATGCGCCGCATCTACGATACCGGATATAGCGGCGAGGGAGGCGTCCACCACGCTACGACCACGTGGTATTCCAATGATTCCAGCATCGCCGGCACCAGCGTTCCGGTCGCTGAAAGACGACCTCCCTCTCCTGTACGGAACGTCACGCTGGACCGCGCGGAGCATGCGGGCGGTCTGGAACATGTCAATGATGGTGCGCACGTACCGGAGCGCTTCAATCTGCCGCCCGAGCCGGCCGATAACCGGCCCTCCATTCAGGAGTACGTGCGCACGCATACCGACGATCTGAAAAAACGTTCGACCGATTCCCAGCCGGACGCCGAACCGCGGCTACTTTTCCGGCCCTCGACGGAGACACCCGAAGAAGTCAACCGGCGAGGCGGTTTCGATGCCGAATGGACGCCGCTGAGCGAGATCAATCTGCAAATGCACAATTTCGATGTCGCCTCTCACCAGGGGGAGACGGACAGCGCGGGCTATCTCGGCACTTTCGCCCTTCCGTCGGTTGCCGTCATACGCCAGCAGCATCAGTCCCGCGCCGGATACATTTACGTCATCGCGGCCTCCCCCAACATGGTGGACGTCAACGGCAGCCTTGGGCCACACGCCCTGGAGCGAAGAGACAAGGAATATGCCGCGATGGGACACATCGACAATACGCAGATAGTCGGCTGGTGGCGCACGGAAGACCTGCACAACAATCCCGCAATGAAGTACACGCCAAACCCTCATTTTCGCTGGGACGTGTATGGCCACCTGCGGACCGCAGGCGCGCAGCCCCAGTTGGCGCGTTTTCCTATTGACAGCCCCGCCTGGCAGCAGCCCGCCTACAGACCATTCGCAACCAGCCGCCAACTCGATGGCCAGACGAGCGCTGTGATTCCCAAGGAAGATCCCAACAGGACCCAGGCGGCGTTTTATCTGAATGCCATGATGAAACTCGATCAGGCGGCGGTTAAACAGTCGAACGGCGAGGATTACCGCGGACCGATGACAATACAGGCGTATGGCGGCGGGCAGTACATTCTTTACACGGATGGCTACGACCGTCCTTACATCGCCAAGAAAAGCTACGCAGACAGCTACCCGGAAAACAACCGGCAATTCGCGATGGGCGACGACGGACGTTTCCATTTTCCAAAGGATTACAACAAGGTGTTACTGGTCGGCAGCGGCGGTTATCTCTACGTCGGCCCGATTCCCCAGCACTCGTGGGATCTGAACGGGGTGTTTCGGTTCAGTGGTGGCCGTCTCATTCACGTGAAGGACAACAGGTATCTGAACGTGGGTTATGGCTCTTCGCCATTCGTCGCCAACTATCAAAACGGTAGCTGGTCGCAATGGGGGTTGAAGGATCCTGCCGGCCATACGGTCACGCCGCCCACGATCAACAGGAACAGCTACTCGTTGGAAGCCGATGCCTACAACCGCCGAAAGCTCTACGCCTTCAGTCAGGACCCGGACTCGGCGCTGCCGGCGGGCGCGACGCACTTCGTCACGCAAATGGAGTTGTTGGGATTTCCGATAGACAATATGCAGCCAACCGTCGGCTACCTGCAAAGATATGGGGGGGTTGAGATAATTGCCCCGGAGTTGTTCAAAGAAAATGCCGCCTGGCTCTTCAAAGATGGCTATTATGCGACCGCAACTAGCGAGAACGAGCTCGAGGTACGCACTGTCTCAGGAGAGCTGATCTGGCAGGCAACCTACCAGGGGGGGACCCGCTGGACGTGGAAGCAAGCCGGCCCGGTT
- a CDS encoding sirohydrochlorin chelatase: MAMHGIVLFGHGARDVRWREPFERLAGKVRGAASESGPVALAFLELMEPDLPTAVSDLVAQGCEVVTVVPVFFGQGGHVRKDLPLVIEQCQALHPSVLIKCAVAVGEDEAVLDAVAEYCLRQV; encoded by the coding sequence ATGGCTATGCACGGTATCGTTTTGTTTGGGCATGGCGCTAGGGACGTGCGGTGGCGGGAGCCGTTTGAGCGGTTGGCTGGCAAGGTGCGGGGAGCTGCTTCAGAGTCCGGGCCTGTGGCGTTGGCGTTTCTTGAGTTGATGGAGCCGGATTTGCCTACAGCTGTTTCGGATCTTGTTGCTCAAGGGTGTGAGGTCGTTACCGTTGTGCCCGTGTTTTTTGGGCAAGGGGGGCATGTTCGGAAGGATTTGCCTCTAGTCATCGAGCAATGCCAGGCGTTGCATCCTTCTGTTCTGATTAAATGTGCTGTTGCTGTGGGCGAGGATGAGGCCGTTTTGGACGCTGTCGCTGAGTATTGTCTGCGGCAGGTTTGA
- a CDS encoding DNA polymerase III subunit chi — protein MTRIDFHSNVGDSLLYACRLIRKAYQAGQPTIVLAEPARLKAFDEQLWTFSPLDFVPHCMAGTPLAAQTPIVLASTLDDVPHHQVLLNLGATVPAQFARFERLLEVVGNAHEELAAGRERYRFYRDRGYALNNYKQGS, from the coding sequence ATGACCAGAATCGACTTCCACTCGAACGTCGGCGATTCGCTGCTGTATGCGTGCCGCCTGATCCGCAAGGCGTATCAGGCGGGCCAGCCGACCATCGTGCTGGCCGAGCCGGCGCGCCTGAAGGCCTTCGACGAACAGTTGTGGACCTTCTCGCCGCTCGACTTCGTGCCGCACTGCATGGCGGGCACGCCGCTCGCCGCGCAAACGCCGATCGTGCTGGCTTCCACCCTCGACGACGTGCCGCATCATCAAGTGCTGCTCAATCTCGGCGCCACGGTGCCGGCGCAGTTCGCGCGCTTCGAAAGATTGCTGGAAGTGGTCGGTAACGCACACGAGGAACTCGCTGCGGGCCGCGAGCGCTATCGCTTCTATCGCGATCGCGGCTATGCTTTGAACAACTACAAGCAAGGCAGCTAG
- a CDS encoding c-type cytochrome — MKSMSHTALAAAVVLGAALSAGSPAAHAEATGLALAQQENCMSCHSVTRSFMGPALRDVAAKYADREDAANYLKHKILDGSTGVWGVVPMPANTQLTPDQAATLASWVLTLK, encoded by the coding sequence ATGAAATCAATGTCGCACACAGCGCTTGCAGCCGCCGTCGTGCTGGGCGCCGCGTTGAGTGCCGGCAGTCCGGCCGCGCATGCCGAGGCCACAGGCCTCGCGCTGGCCCAGCAGGAGAACTGCATGAGTTGCCACTCGGTCACGCGCTCCTTCATGGGACCAGCGCTGCGCGACGTCGCGGCGAAATATGCCGACCGTGAAGACGCGGCCAACTATCTGAAGCACAAGATTCTGGATGGCAGCACGGGCGTGTGGGGTGTGGTGCCGATGCCCGCGAATACTCAACTCACGCCTGATCAGGCTGCCACGCTGGCTAGCTGGGTGTTGACGCTCAAATAA
- a CDS encoding type VI secretion system Vgr family protein yields the protein MPGGSPLSRRGARLRGRCNLLGLQTGRTFLLTDHPEPTLNAEYLVVSTTIDIHNASGSTGSVGARDEHQLQCVTDFVLQPRDRFFRNRPRKKPRCYAETAIVVGPKDHTTWVDEYGRVKISYLRDLDGPRNTTASCWVRVSSGWQGQSFGSIYVPRSGQEVTVNYHEGDPDKPYIADRMINRLQQPPWKLPANHALSGTRTRDLGGLQANQILADDTPGKLQVRVSSDYAQSRLVLGRNTRIDGNEGRKEERGEGWELATDSWGVARANKGLLVTTETRPGATAPVKDMGETVQRLTPARELHEDLAQLAQQHKAQDARASPRDATQAIRAQNDAFRGGAPTYDDPSP from the coding sequence GTGCCTGGAGGAAGCCCGCTATCTCGCAGGGGTGCGCGCCTCAGAGGCCGGTGCAACTTGCTCGGCCTGCAAACGGGCAGGACATTCTTGCTCACGGATCACCCTGAGCCAACGCTTAATGCCGAGTATCTGGTCGTGTCCACGACGATCGATATTCACAACGCGAGCGGGTCGACAGGGTCGGTAGGAGCGCGGGACGAACACCAACTCCAGTGCGTAACCGACTTCGTGCTGCAACCGCGCGACCGGTTCTTCAGGAACAGGCCGAGGAAGAAGCCGCGCTGTTACGCCGAAACGGCGATAGTGGTCGGGCCGAAAGACCACACCACCTGGGTCGATGAGTATGGCCGGGTCAAGATCAGCTATCTGCGGGACCTGGACGGGCCGAGAAACACGACCGCAAGCTGTTGGGTGCGCGTGTCATCGGGGTGGCAGGGTCAGTCGTTCGGCTCGATCTACGTCCCCCGTAGCGGTCAGGAGGTGACGGTCAACTATCACGAAGGCGACCCCGACAAGCCCTACATCGCTGACAGGATGATCAACCGGTTACAGCAGCCGCCGTGGAAGCTGCCGGCCAATCATGCATTGAGCGGCACACGCACGCGAGACCTCGGCGGATTGCAGGCCAATCAGATCCTCGCCGACGATACGCCTGGCAAACTTCAGGTACGGGTCAGCAGCGATTACGCGCAGTCGCGGCTGGTGCTCGGCCGTAACACGCGCATCGATGGCAACGAGGGGCGCAAGGAGGAGCGCGGCGAGGGGTGGGAACTGGCGACGGATTCTTGGGGCGTGGCGCGCGCCAACAAGGGCTTGCTAGTGACGACTGAGACGCGACCAGGCGCCACGGCTCCAGTGAAGGACATGGGCGAGACGGTGCAGCGGCTCACCCCGGCGCGCGAGTTGCACGAGGACCTGGCGCAGCTTGCGCAGCAGCACAAGGCGCAGGATGCACGGGCGAGCCCGCGCGATGCAACGCAAGCAATCAGGGCGCAGAACGATGCATTCAGGGGCGGCGCGCCAACCTATGACGATCCATCGCCGTAA
- the lptG gene encoding LPS export ABC transporter permease LptG, whose amino-acid sequence MRIYERYFARQIYLTFIFILFAFSGLFFFFDLINELNSVGHGNYKFQYAVLRVALQTPSRFYEIIPVAALISAIYVFAQMAANSEYTIFRVSGLATNQSLRSLLKIGIPLVLLTYLIGEVVGPYTDQLSERVRLEALGSSVSSNFESGVWVKDTLTARADGEQVTRFVNVGELKPDATISNVRIYEFDSKFRLSNVRTAKSGKYQPPGHWQLTGVTDTQLIDVPPPPGTPADALNPVYRAKEVAVPEYSLRSELTPQILSVLLVSPDRMSMFNLFRYIQHLTENHQDTQRYEIALWRKLLYPFAVFVMLVLSLPFAYLHTRAGVVGMKVFGGIMLGMSFQLFNTLFSHIGTLNTWPAPLTAATPGLVYLVLGLVGLKWVDRH is encoded by the coding sequence ATGCGCATCTATGAAAGGTACTTCGCGCGTCAGATCTATCTCACGTTCATCTTTATTCTGTTTGCGTTTTCGGGTCTGTTCTTTTTCTTCGACCTGATCAACGAATTGAATTCGGTCGGGCACGGCAATTACAAATTTCAGTACGCCGTGTTGCGGGTCGCGCTGCAGACGCCGTCGCGTTTCTACGAAATCATTCCTGTCGCCGCGCTGATCAGCGCGATCTATGTGTTCGCGCAGATGGCGGCGAATTCGGAGTACACGATTTTCCGTGTGTCGGGGCTTGCGACGAATCAGTCGCTGCGCTCGCTGTTGAAGATCGGCATTCCGCTGGTTTTGCTGACCTATCTGATCGGCGAAGTGGTTGGCCCGTACACGGATCAGCTGTCGGAGCGTGTGCGGCTCGAGGCGCTGGGGTCTTCGGTGTCGAGTAATTTCGAGTCGGGCGTGTGGGTGAAAGATACGCTGACGGCGCGCGCGGACGGCGAGCAGGTCACGCGCTTCGTCAACGTCGGCGAATTAAAGCCGGACGCGACGATCAGCAACGTGCGGATCTATGAATTCGATTCGAAGTTCCGGCTTTCGAACGTGCGGACTGCGAAGAGCGGCAAGTATCAGCCGCCGGGTCATTGGCAATTGACGGGCGTGACCGATACGCAGTTGATCGATGTGCCCCCTCCTCCTGGAACGCCGGCTGACGCGTTGAATCCGGTGTATCGCGCGAAGGAAGTCGCCGTGCCGGAGTATTCGCTGCGTTCGGAATTGACGCCGCAGATTTTGTCGGTGCTGCTGGTGTCGCCGGATCGGATGTCGATGTTCAATCTGTTCCGGTATATCCAGCATTTGACGGAGAATCATCAGGATACGCAGCGGTATGAGATCGCGTTGTGGCGCAAGCTGCTGTATCCGTTTGCCGTGTTCGTGATGCTGGTTTTGTCGTTGCCGTTTGCGTATCTGCATACGCGGGCGGGTGTCGTCGGGATGAAGGTTTTCGGCGGGATTATGCTGGGGATGAGTTTTCAGCTGTTCAACACGTTGTTCTCGCATATCGGCACGTTGAATACCTGGCCTGCGCCTTTGACTGCGGCTACACCTGGGTTGGTTTATCTCGTGCTTGGGCTGGTTGGGTTGAAGTGGGTTGATCGGCATTAG
- a CDS encoding DUF2486 family protein, whose translation MSDPHDDSIPVLHEILVQGHPAQARQESSGNDEFDAPREPSFKAEPVLAPQPVLTPGQVRSAEPVHPAEPVHAQEPAFAAQPVHAQEPAFAPQPEHAQEPAFAPPPVHAQAPAAFAPQPHAPDEAAHSAPPAHQADHHHPKKRARAHHAAQPRHAHDDGYVPSAGVFDRAEPATPLEAGSTVPPDIAREGAGETPLDLDADVIAERLRRRVAGFLAGDGRSIIEDRCRETLQAHTGWLIDQITREVALTLEEEMTSWVREALLEEIARRASVKKD comes from the coding sequence GTGTCCGATCCCCACGACGATTCGATCCCGGTTCTGCACGAGATTCTCGTGCAGGGTCATCCTGCGCAGGCGCGCCAAGAGTCGAGCGGCAATGACGAGTTCGACGCGCCGCGCGAGCCCAGTTTCAAGGCGGAGCCCGTGCTGGCGCCACAGCCGGTGCTGACGCCGGGGCAGGTCAGGTCCGCCGAGCCTGTGCATCCGGCCGAGCCTGTCCATGCGCAGGAGCCGGCGTTCGCAGCTCAGCCGGTGCATGCACAAGAGCCCGCGTTCGCGCCTCAGCCGGAGCATGCGCAGGAGCCAGCGTTCGCGCCTCCACCAGTGCATGCGCAAGCACCCGCGGCGTTCGCGCCTCAACCGCATGCGCCGGACGAAGCCGCGCACTCAGCGCCGCCGGCGCATCAAGCCGATCATCATCATCCGAAGAAGCGCGCGCGGGCGCACCATGCCGCCCAGCCGCGGCATGCGCATGACGACGGGTACGTGCCGTCGGCGGGCGTGTTCGATCGGGCCGAGCCGGCCACGCCGCTGGAGGCGGGTTCGACCGTGCCGCCGGATATCGCCCGCGAAGGCGCTGGCGAGACACCGCTGGATCTGGACGCCGATGTCATCGCCGAACGTCTGCGCAGGCGGGTCGCGGGATTCCTCGCGGGTGACGGCCGGAGCATCATCGAAGATCGTTGCCGCGAAACTTTGCAGGCGCACACGGGCTGGCTGATCGATCAGATCACGCGCGAAGTGGCGTTGACGCTGGAAGAGGAAATGACCAGCTGGGTGCGCGAAGCGCTACTGGAAGAGATCGCGCGGCGCGCTTCGGTCAAAAAGGACTGA
- a CDS encoding leucyl aminopeptidase yields the protein MDFSIKACDWTKGSSNGFLTGKSDCIVIGVFESQTLSGAALEIDAATKGLLTRIIKAGDMDGKAGTTLFLHEVSGIGASRVLLVGLGKQDAFNQKAYGDAARAAWRALLSTKIVQVTFTLAQLPILERSADWAVRAAILALRELTYKFTQMKSKPDTSARALKRIVFSVNTGDEKAAKLAAKQGAALANGMDLTRDLGNLPSNVCTPTYLANTAKKLAKDWKLKVEVLGEKQCEALKMGSFLSVTAGSVEPAQFIVLQYQGGAAKAAPVVLVGKGVTFDTGGISLKPGEGMDEMKYDMCGAGSVLGTLRAVAEMGLKINVVGIIPAVENMPSATATKPGDIVTSMKGLTIEVLNTDAEGRLILCDALTYAERFKPAAVIDIATLTGACIIALGHHNSGLFSKDDALAGELLDASREASDPAWRMPLDDEYQDQLKSNFADLANIGGRPAGSVTAACFLSRFTEAYPWAHLDIAGTAWKSGAAKGATGRPVPLLAQFLIDRAAQ from the coding sequence ATGGACTTTAGCATAAAAGCCTGTGATTGGACCAAAGGCTCGTCAAACGGTTTCCTGACTGGAAAATCCGATTGCATCGTAATCGGTGTGTTCGAGTCGCAAACCCTCTCGGGCGCGGCTCTCGAGATCGACGCGGCCACCAAGGGCCTGTTGACCCGCATCATCAAGGCCGGCGACATGGACGGCAAGGCCGGCACCACGCTGTTCCTGCACGAAGTGTCGGGCATCGGCGCTTCCCGCGTGCTGCTGGTCGGCCTCGGCAAGCAGGACGCTTTCAACCAGAAAGCCTACGGCGACGCCGCACGGGCCGCCTGGCGCGCACTGCTGTCCACCAAGATCGTCCAGGTCACCTTCACGCTGGCGCAACTGCCTATCCTCGAGCGTTCGGCGGATTGGGCGGTGCGTGCCGCGATCCTCGCGCTGCGCGAGCTGACCTACAAGTTCACGCAGATGAAGAGCAAGCCCGACACGTCGGCGCGTGCGTTGAAGCGCATCGTCTTCAGCGTCAACACCGGCGACGAGAAGGCCGCCAAGCTGGCCGCGAAGCAGGGCGCGGCGCTCGCCAACGGCATGGACCTGACGCGCGACCTCGGCAACCTGCCGAGCAACGTCTGCACGCCGACCTACCTCGCCAACACCGCGAAGAAGCTCGCCAAAGACTGGAAGCTGAAGGTCGAAGTGCTGGGCGAAAAGCAGTGTGAAGCGCTCAAGATGGGCTCGTTCCTGTCGGTCACGGCCGGCTCGGTGGAACCGGCGCAGTTCATCGTGCTGCAGTACCAGGGCGGCGCCGCGAAAGCCGCGCCGGTGGTGCTGGTCGGCAAGGGCGTGACGTTCGACACGGGCGGCATTTCGCTCAAGCCGGGCGAAGGCATGGACGAGATGAAGTACGACATGTGCGGCGCCGGTTCGGTGCTGGGCACGTTGCGCGCCGTCGCCGAAATGGGCTTGAAAATCAACGTGGTGGGCATCATCCCGGCGGTGGAGAACATGCCGTCGGCCACGGCCACCAAGCCGGGCGACATCGTCACCAGCATGAAGGGCCTGACGATCGAAGTGCTGAACACGGACGCCGAAGGCCGCCTGATCCTGTGCGACGCGCTCACCTACGCGGAGCGCTTCAAGCCGGCAGCGGTGATCGACATCGCCACGCTCACGGGCGCCTGCATCATTGCGCTCGGTCACCATAACAGCGGCCTGTTCTCGAAAGACGACGCGCTGGCGGGCGAGCTGCTCGACGCGTCGCGTGAAGCTTCGGACCCGGCCTGGCGCATGCCGCTCGACGACGAGTATCAGGATCAGCTCAAGTCGAACTTCGCGGATCTGGCCAACATCGGTGGCCGGCCGGCAGGCAGCGTGACGGCGGCGTGCTTCCTGTCGCGCTTCACCGAAGCCTATCCGTGGGCGCACCTGGACATCGCGGGTACGGCGTGGAAGAGCGGTGCGGCGAAGGGCGCAACGGGCCGTCCGGTGCCGTTGCTGGCGCAGTTCCTTATCGATCGCGCTGCTCAATGA
- the lptF gene encoding LPS export ABC transporter permease LptF: protein MIFERSLQRELAYTAGAVFMVLLTLVLTTMMIRIVGFAASGEIDPRDVLVLIGLTVIGYLAIMLVATLFVSILFVLTRWYKDSEMVVWLSSGVSLTQFIKPIGIFATPIIILIMFFVFVGWPWSNQQSKLIRARFQQRDEVSLLAPGQFRESATSHRVFFIEKMSPDQARVENVFVTSTENGKVNVVVSKTGHTETRKNGDRFVVLENGRRYDGQPGQPDFRIMEFERYGVKIQSQPVVNTPTTTGTPTLTLLRNPTNDNLAEFAWRAGLPLIALNLMLLAIPLAHQNPRRSRTINLVMAVLIYLTYSNLLNVVQSWIEQGKMSFPVGLVGLHVIVAAIVAFIFWLRVRNRPLFTRAMFSRSQGA, encoded by the coding sequence ATGATCTTCGAACGCTCCCTCCAGCGCGAACTCGCGTATACGGCTGGTGCCGTGTTCATGGTTCTCCTCACGCTCGTGCTGACGACGATGATGATCCGCATCGTCGGCTTCGCGGCCTCAGGCGAGATCGACCCGCGCGACGTGCTGGTCCTGATCGGCCTGACCGTGATCGGCTACCTGGCGATCATGCTCGTCGCGACCCTGTTCGTGTCGATCCTGTTCGTCCTGACCCGTTGGTACAAAGACTCCGAGATGGTCGTGTGGCTCTCGTCGGGTGTCAGTCTGACGCAATTCATCAAGCCGATCGGTATTTTTGCCACGCCGATCATCATCCTCATCATGTTCTTCGTGTTCGTCGGCTGGCCGTGGTCGAACCAGCAGAGCAAGCTGATCCGCGCGCGCTTCCAGCAGCGCGACGAGGTCTCGCTGCTCGCGCCGGGTCAGTTCCGCGAATCGGCCACCAGCCACCGCGTGTTCTTCATCGAGAAGATGTCGCCCGACCAGGCGCGCGTCGAAAACGTGTTCGTGACCAGCACGGAAAACGGCAAGGTCAACGTGGTCGTGTCGAAGACCGGTCATACGGAAACGCGTAAGAACGGCGATCGCTTCGTCGTGCTGGAAAACGGCCGCCGCTATGACGGACAGCCGGGCCAGCCCGATTTCCGCATCATGGAGTTCGAGCGCTACGGCGTGAAGATCCAGAGCCAGCCGGTCGTCAATACGCCGACCACCACCGGCACGCCTACGCTTACGCTGCTGCGCAATCCCACCAACGACAATCTCGCCGAATTCGCGTGGCGCGCGGGGCTGCCGCTGATTGCACTCAACCTGATGCTGCTCGCCATTCCGCTCGCGCACCAGAACCCGCGGCGCAGCCGCACCATCAATCTGGTGATGGCGGTGCTCATCTATCTGACGTATTCGAATCTGTTGAACGTGGTGCAGTCGTGGATCGAGCAGGGCAAGATGTCGTTCCCGGTCGGGCTGGTGGGCCTGCATGTGATCGTCGCGGCGATCGTCGCGTTCATTTTCTGGCTGCGCGTGCGCAACCGGCCGCTATTCACGCGGGCAATGTTCAGCCGTTCGCAGGGAGCCTGA